Proteins co-encoded in one Lasioglossum baleicum chromosome 3, iyLasBale1, whole genome shotgun sequence genomic window:
- the LOC143207205 gene encoding uncharacterized protein LOC143207205 isoform X10, whose translation MSKATDDDERRRRSLEAGREMLEKYKAERINKVKGTGHGQMDEASDDESFRIDKSIGHRESYVHEGASSRDMTQSSVSMSEGEADGDLEGLAGRVAQLEEMLQGKEAIVEALHAEIDHLRAEPSSPNSSQSQNSSIHGRDMISLYHTKLQEFEKAINKRDNLIEELTWSLQQALSARDNLVTQLNSLNAIEIPDRGRAGTVNCANMQDKIDALEASLRDQRSIIEELNGQLIQMQETRTAEIGDYKLQINNLNEQIRLGAADKNLNVAETMELQKQYEARVDKIKQDTQHILEKLTTERNANDARHQQELKEVAAKHEAEIMNIQEKYEERLKQFKDENKLLADRLNKELPDLETKHAKELSVFQAQMGHYKKTVEALKLELVNRSESQQTAQAELNLYKGKVIELKIQSENARHMQQLEHQKEKEMLGEQIKLHKLQLEEITSKYVTATAILESKESIERSLEQALTNAATLKGENDSLKFKLDDLSSRYSAAQSLIENSQAHERTLSTRIFGLEKSLSRLSGINASTFSELNETAYQSFDEIAIQYHMTRQKLEEKAELEKLLTDKIENLEDEVRKTKEELEQANLTKKSYEKQLKDTRNMCDKYMSELCSLKNHGSDGQSCLQTELPDQQQNKLSSQSKRDSSLDKTEEDQQEMKKLKISLEHRETELAESARKVQELSEKCEKSEEECRQLKNGLAAAWAQCAEVEEKLNQTLALNESKLDFSAPTLSSYDGASTKRMKFGRTDFANDTTVNVSRDQTTDANRLLYEDNDSSDTDVASSLRAKLASTLHENERLVKELESLLEKQVDYDQVKDKAKHCSTLADNLTAEKHRAETENEALRRELRSVHSLKESANQLRAEKDSLRMEIDALICVHNEQISAIKAETASEIRKVQSLVLGVNDGSTELRDLKTELEMRHAREMEELRTYFEQKCLLMEKQYSEEIFSQQSKKMSDNDSEIADLTEGLYFGGAGDCMNASNLSERSSRVASPLADEPSKHISNGFNKSELETTVKALQQQLQNKIIEVQEVKLYYEKALDEQKNRYERELYDNREPERLEFLRDMVTRHCQTEWDAGALESGELTQLRAAYNHQLEEQIALAKLDIVNALQEQMQALLSVESDVDDIWSPELLELRDRLTGNAKREMQLLKDAHAAEVQRLKEEYSRNVARMIDRHQDELNKIRDDSDLNKVLSQDADPVVALDERNSLHRTCATLKTLVEELLKYFLVCEEEVNNTLIGEVLKRQSRDSVGSENQLDNVAKEKVEKSKTEEPDGKSSSSRSRIQRVHFAPQTTEIISIMNSDNDTLPTILRERNDIAEKLRQELNSCVRRLKSESAEILSTTNCNDGDQADCPAKKVDWINRMNEQLTLKLHEAESMILNYQEEMEQLKLTVLDLQRKLINVENKKEVITEGYGENDDVGVEITLQDFSHLQEKARHVLSNGGGDCTVLLQLIEELCRQSDKLMEDARREKEDLQLQVPLEPTPPPYIHRVCCRKIEAADKQLKATRRFLDEQASEREVERDEAAKQIHLLQEQLKEREREKGRDLRITSEQSTLSPEPTSEVPVLQTSDINATRVIQVEALESQMREMSSLMSDTEAKKVETESELKAAIDKIWVLRDIITDLEQQLEVKSEKEESLQLQIGQLETVIAAQTKNQQELVQELDAIKMGIESKQLNEHINHLQEELRKHKLSSEQFTVNSTALKQMKSELREMQVQLDKRIKELESVHMCSSNLSLSQPSEDVSIREQIDATRCPTPDDPTSPPMLPLDQLLKVKEKMIKHARAEEVAFKRIKDLEMQVVALKNQNEELQAEQEILQQTTSEQLYQIEAMRGRLEQHKQNAPFAQRQATSRLELQLHEANTKFQSLECVIAEKDLELRDAQSQLDRVNQLLQEKEAEIANVVQVERTAIQKLREHLEIVEEENRILQAKVGVQEHSQLELPRLIDSMLADKNEEIDHLKDQLSKKEKQLELYCSLNLDETQLKELIRQTEPKNSARTLSDILSIHSECEETTEAVRAASSTQMLPNISTLKIPAAFASVKIVDDSAAVPLDISTTTTGTGTATATVNSNSTDKIGLRVPPLDLGSRSHSLSAMSNQQSSEMDLLQHGELNSRTTSEENDTTTDEKEDGRESSVKESGKVDESLVPSACVVSVKHAQTSINESIKEIEKLENQLEAVREELRTKSEILEKRETDLLSLQKLYNELQTELKEVVETLSRDKCFYQNQYELSSASENKIKKDLLEVENVLKLRTAEIQEQKSKMQINEKIITELNSENNKLRVDMKEKEQEHAHELERMRNATLEKDKRLHEFNAKNELLKQEIVECQHEIQRLTEGLNNRDQTIRRLEEMVRRISFSGASSPSNEKDEEIHHLQEYLKEKDKVIRQMNDDSKSLHRALETIQNKMKESGNVVELRRKLKEEQKLNVELRNEIDKLSKELSDLKLAAQRSQDDTDIEDMVQRELNLSAHLDRRLMNAIESDQEDGVCRVENQLQTREHPEAVERSSELKLQLSQANRICDELKKLKDDLEIEKGMLKCQIAEYEGRIFQLKSDLEEECKKVAKLNEELFSEKNLIRNLKIQIEKEHRSMESGHVQDSELIEYLQNKLKTSLDNERKLRNDLSMLRQEHKSIEIQLSLMKEHVQSQKSTDELPKLADLLETERKKYLSMTESFEKEERNNAELKDTLRKLQTEKNRFEMQLEMEVEEKEKLISNLVLVDGIKEHLQTDLSRTKEEMKAREEECEWLQKRIKTMSDAESRRQEQRTSEHNQLKELRREIINTREVMVDLEADMKQSKRELTESLDRELKLAEEVETLRETKTNLLKKLFAVQDEEKKLRDTIAELQQELRSPAERELEFTKESKSRYAGDKNTSTKLFQKIKVFDGSQR comes from the exons ATGAGCAAAGCGACGGACGATGATGAACGCAGAAGACGCTCTTTGGAAGCAGGCAGAGAAATG CTGGAGAAGTACAAGGCGGAAAGAATTAATAAAGTCAAAGGCACGGGTCATGGCCAGATGGACGAAGCATCCGACGACGAATCTTTTCGTATCGATAAATCCATCGGACACAGAGAGTCTTAC GTGCACGAGGGTGCTTCGTCGAGGGACATGACCCAAAGTAGCGTTAGTATGAGCGAAGGAGAAGCCGACGGCGACTTGGAAGGACTCGCCGGGAGGGTGGCTCAGTTGGAAGAGATGCTACAAGGGAAGGAAGCTATAGTCGAAGCTTTGCACGCCGAGATAGACCACTTACGTGCCGAGCCTTCGTCCCCCAATTCTTCGCAGAGTCAGAACAGTAGTATACACGGCAGAGATATGATCTCATTGTATCATACAAAG TTGCAGGAATTCGAGAAAGCGATAAATAAACGCGACAATTTGATAGAAGAGTTGACGTGGTCTTTGCAGCAAGCATTATCTGCCAGAGATAATCTCGTTACTCAGCTAAATTCTCTGAATGCCATAGAAATTCCGGACAGAGGTCGTGCCGGTACGGTAAATTGCGCAAACATGCAGGACAAG ATCGACGCTTTGGAAGCCAGTTTGCGCGACCAAAGATCGATTATAGAGGAATTGAACGGGCAGTTGATACAGATGCAAGAGACACGAACTGCCGAGATCGGCGATTACAAATTGCAAATAAACAACCTGAACGAACAGATTCGTTTGGGTGCAGCTGACAAGAATTTGAATGTCGCCGAGACTATGGAACTGCAAAAGCAGTACGAGGCGCGCGTCGATAAAATCAAGCAGGACACGCAAcatattttagaaaaattgacAACCGAGAGAAACGCAAACGACGCGCGGCATCAACAAGAGTTAAAA GAGGTGGCTGCGAAACACGAAGCGGAAATAATGAACATTCAAGAGAAGTACGAGGAACGGTTGAAACAGTTCAAGGATGAAAATAAACTGCTGGCTGATCGTTTGAACAAAGAGTTGCCCGATCTGGAAACCAAAcacgccaaagaactgtccgtATTTCAGGCACAAATGGGTCATTACAAGAAAACCGTTGAGGCTCTGAAGCTCGAATTGGTAAATCGATCAGAGTCCCAGCAAACGGCACAGGCCGAACTGAATCTATACAAAGGAAAAGTGATCGAGCTGAAAATTCAATCGGAGAACGCACGGCACATGCAACAATTGGAACatcagaaagagaaagaaatgcTGGGCGAACAGATCAAGCTGCACAAGCTACAGTTGGAAGAGATTACGTCGAAATATGTTACCGCGACCGCGATTCTAGAATCGAAAGAGAGCATCGAACGTTCCCTCGAACAGGCCCTGACGAATGCCGCGACACTGAAGGGCGAGAACGAcagtttaaagtttaaactTGACGACTTATCGTCGAGATACTCCGCGGCTCAGTCGTTGATCGAAAATAGTCAAGCGCACGAACGAACGCTGAGCACTCGAATTTTCGGCCTAGAAAAATCCTTGTCCAGACTGAGCGGTATAAACGCGAGTACGTTCAGTGAACTAAACGAAACCGCTTATCAAAGTTTCGACGAAATTGCGATTCAGTATCACATGACGAGACAGAAACTCGAGGAGAAAGCGGAACTGGAGAAGCTTCTGACCGATAAAATCGAGAATCTCGAGGACGAGGTTCGGAAGACAAAGGAGGAGCTAGAGCAAGCAAATCTGACGAAAAAGTCGTACGAAAAGCAATTAAAGGACACGAGGAACATGTGCGACAAGTACATGTCCGAACTTTGCTCGTTGAAAAACCATGGCTCGGACGGACAGAGTTGTTTGCAAACAGAGTTGCCCGACCAGcaacaaaataaattgtctagtCAAAGCAAGAGAGATTCTTCGTTGGATAAAACCGAGGAAGACCAACAGGAGATGAAAAAACTGAAAATCAGTCTGGAGCATAGGGAAACAGAACTTGCGGAGTCTGCGAGAAAGGTGCAGGAGCTGTCGGAGAAATGCGAGAAGTCCGAAGAGGAATGTCGCCAGCTAAAAAATGGACTGGCCGCTGCTTGGGCTCAGTGCGCCGAGGTAGAAGAGAAGTTGAATCAAACGTTGGCTTTGAACGAGAGCAAACTCGATTTCTCTGCACCAACGTTGTCCAGTTACGACGGTGCGTCGACGAAGCGAATGAAATTTGGTAGAACCGATTTCGCGAACGATACCACCGTCAACGTTTCGCGCGATCAAACTACGGACGCCAACAGGCTTCTCTACGAGGACAACGATTCGTCGGACACCGACGTGGCATCGTCGTTACGGGCGAAGCTGGCGTCGACTTTGCACGAAAACGAAAGATTGGTCAAGGAACTGGAATCTTTGCTGGAAAAGCAAGTCGATTACGATCAAGTTAAGGACAAAGCGAAACACTGTTCCACACTGGCGGATAATTTGACAGCCGAGAAACACCGTGCCGAAACGGAGAACGAGGCTCTGAGGCGAGAACTGAGGAGCGTGCACTCGTTAAAAGAGTCCGCGAATCAACTGCGAGCGGAGAAAGATTCGTTGAGAATGGAAATCGATGCGTTGATTTGCGTTCACAATGAACAAATAAGCGCGATCAAAGCCGAGACCGCCTCGGAAATTAGGAAAGTTCAGTCGTTGGTGTTGGGCGTGAATGACGGTAGCACGGAACTGCGTGATCTCAAAACGGAATTGGAGATGCGGCACGCCagggaaatggaagagttgCGGACGTATTTCGAGCAGAAATGTCTGCTGATGGAGAAGCAATACTCGGAGGAGATTTTCAGTCAACAATCGAAGAAAATGTCCGACAACGACAGCGAAATAGCCGACTTGACGGAAGGGTTGTATTTCGGCGGTGCCGGGGACTGTATGAACGCTTCGAATCTTTCCGAACGTAGTTCGAGGGTTGCTTCTCCGTTAGCGGACGAACCGTCGAAACACATTAGCAACGGCTTCAACAAGTCCGAGCTCGAGACAACCGTCAAGGCGTTGCAGCAACAACTGCAGAACAAAATAATAGAGGTCCAGGAGGTGAAACTGTATTACGAGAAGGCGTTGGACGAACAGAAGAACAGATACGAAAGGGAATTGTACGATAACAGGGAACCAGAGAGACTGGAATTTCTACGAGATATGGTAACTCGG CATTGTCAAACAGAGTGGGATGCGGGTGCGTTGGAAAGCGGTGAATTAACGCAACTGCGAGCAGCCTACAACCATCAATTGGAAGAACAGATCGCACTCGCTAAGTTGGATATTGTCAATGCGCTTCAAGAACAGATGCAG GCTCTCCTGTCGGTTGAGTCGGACGTTGACGACATTTGGTCGCCAGAGTTGCTAGAATTACGCGACAGACTGACCGGTAATGCGAAACGCGAGATGCAGCTGCTGAAAGATGCTCATGCCGCGGAAGTGCAACGACTTAAGGAGGAATACTCGCGCAACGTAGCCAGAATGATAGACCGTCATCAAGATgaactgaataaaattcgagACGATTCCGATTTGAACAAAGTCTTGTCCCAGGATGCGGATCCAGTTGTTGCTCTGGACGAGAG AAATAGTTTGCATAGAACTTGTGCCACTCTGAAGACGTTGGTCGAAGAgctgttaaaatattttctcgtaTGCGAAGAGGAAGTGAACAATACTCTGATCGGCGAAGTTCTCAAAAGACAATCGCGCGATAGCGTCGGTAGCGAGAATCAATTAGACAACGTCGCCAAGGAAAAAGTTGAAAAGTCGAAGACCGAAGAACCCGATGGTAAATCGAGTTCCTCTCGGTCGAGGATTCAGCGAGTTCACTTCGCTCCGCAAACCACAGAAATAATATCCATAATGAACAGTGATAACGATACCTTGCCAACGATATTGCGAGAACGGAACGACATTGCCGAGAAACTCAGACAAGAATTGAATAGCTGCGTGCGACGTTTAAAGTCCGAGAGCGCCGAGATTCTCTCGACCACTAATTGCAACGACGGAGATCAAGCCGACTGTCCCGCGAAAAAAGTAGACTGGATCAATCGGATGAACGAACAGCTGACTCTGAAGCTGCACGAAGCGGAATCGATGATCCTGAACTACCAAGAGGAAATGGAACAGCTGAAACTCACCGTCCTCGATCTTCAAAGAAAGCTGATCAATGTAGAGAACAAGAAGGAGGTAATTACCGAAGGTTACGGAGAGAACGACGATGTTGGCGTAGAAATTACCTTGCAAGACTTTTCGCATCTACAGGAGAAAG CGAGACACGTATTGTCGAACGGAGGAGGAGATTGTACAGTCTTGTTGCAACTGATAGAGGAATTGTGTAGACAGAGCGACAAGTTGATGGAGGATGCTAGGAGGGAGAAGGAAGACTTGCAGCTGCAG GTACCTTTAGAACCTACTCCTCCCCCATACATTCACAGGGTTTGCTGCCGAAAG ATCGAGGCAGCGGATAAACAATTGAAAGCGACGCGAAGATTCTTGGATGAGCAAGCGAGCGAAAGAGAAGTGGAACGAGACGAAGCAGCAAAGCAGATACATCTTTTGCAAGAACAACTGAAGGAGCGTGAACGCGAAAAGGGAAGAGATCTGCGAATCACCTCAGAG CAGTCTACACTATCACCCGAACCAACGTCAGAGGTCCCCGTGCTTCAAACATCTGACATCAATGCAACT CGTGTCATTCAGGTGGAGGCTCTCGAGTCTCAGATGAGGGAAATGTCGTCGCTCATGTCCGACACGGAAGCCAAGAAGGTTGAGACGGAGAGCGAACTGAAAGCAGCTATCGACAAGATCTGGGTGCTGCGAGACATTATTACCGATTTGGAGCAACAGTTGGAAGTCAAGTCGGAGAAGGAAGAGTCTTTGCAGCTTCAAATCGGGCAATTGGAAACGGTGATCGCTGCTCAAACCAAGAACCAGCAAGAACTAGTTCAGGAGCTGGATGCGATTAAAATGGGTATCGAAAGTAAACAGCTAAACGAGCACATCAATCATTTGCAG GAGGAGTTGAGAAAACACAAACTGAGCTCCGAACAGTTTACCGTTAATTCGACTGCTCTGAAACAAATGAAGTCGGAGCTTCGCGAGATGCAAGTTCAATTGGACAAGAGGATCAAAGAATTGGAATCGGTGCACATGTGCAGCTCTAATTTGAGTCTGAGTCAGCCTAGCGAGGACGTGTCGATCAGGGAGCAAATCGACGCGACACGGTGTCCTACTCCGGACGATCCTACTTCACCGCCAATGTTGCCATTGGATCAATTGCTCAAGGTCAAGGAGAAGATGATTAAACACGCGAGAGCGGAGGAGGTCGCGTTCAAGAGGATCAAAGATTTGGAGATGCAAGTGGTCGCTCTGAAGAACCAGAACGAAGAGTTGCAGGCGGAGCAGGAGATCTTGCAACAAACCACCTCCGAGCAATTATACCAGATCGAGGCGATGCGTGGCCGTCTGGAGCAGCACAAGCAGAACGCGCCATTCGCGCAGAGGCAAGCGACGTCGCGGCTCGAGTTGCAGCTTCACGAAGCCAACACCAAATTTCAGTCGTTGGAATGCGTCATAGCGGAGAAAGACTTGGAACTGAGGGACGCTCAAAGTCAATTGGACAGGGTGAACCAACTGTTGCAAGAGAAGGAAGCGGAAATCGCGAATGTCGTCCAGGTGGAGAGAACCGCCATCCAGAAGCTGAGAGAACACTTGGAGATCGTCGAGGAGGAGAATAGAATTTTACAGGCCAAAGTCGGCGTTCAGGAACATTCTCAGCTGGAATTGCCGCGGCTGATCGACAGTATGCTGGCCGATAAAAACGAGGAGATCGATCACCTGAAGGATCAATTATCGAAAAAAGAAAAGCAACTGGAACTGTATTGTTCGTTGAATCTGGATGAAACGCAACTGAAAGAACTGATTCGGCAAACGGAACCCAAGAATAGTGCTCGTACCTTGAGCGACATTCTGTCGATTCATTCGGAATGCGAGGAAACGACCGAGGCCGTACGGGCTGCCAGTTCCACTCAAATGCTGCCAAACATATCTACCTTGAAAATTCCCGCGGCATTCGCATCGGTTAAAATCGTGGATGACTCGGCGGCGGTGCCATTGGACATCtccacgaccaccaccggcaccggcaccgccaccgccaccgtCAACAGCAACAGTACCGATAAGATTGGATTACGCGTGCCACCGTTGGACCTAGGCTCTCGTTCTCATAGTTTGTCGGCCATGTCGAATCAACAGTCTTCGGAGATGGACTTGTTGCAGCACGGTGAACTGAACTCGAGGACCACCTCGGAGGAGAACGACACGACGACGGACGAGAAAGAGGACGGACGAGAATCGTCGGTAAAGGAGTCCGGTAAAGTCGACGAGTCGCTCGTTCCCTCGGCGTGCGTCGTTTCCGTGAAGCACGCTCAAACCTCCATCAACGAGTCCATcaaggaaattgaaaaattggagaATCAACTGGAAGCCGTGCGAGAGGAGTTGCGAACGAAATCAGAGATTTTGGAGAAGCGCGAGACAGACTTGCTGTCTCTGCAGAAGTTGTACAACGAGCTGCAAACGGAATTGAAAGAAGTCGTGGAGACGCTCTCCAGGGACAAGTGTTTTTACCAGAATCAGTACGAATTGTCGTCGGCGTCCGAAAATAAAATCAAAAAGGACCTTCTAGAAGTGGAGAACGTTTTGAAACTGAGAACTGCGGAAATTCAGGAACAGAAAAGCAAGATGCAGATCAACGAGAAGATCATCACGGAGTTGAACTCGGAGAACAACAAGCTGAGGGTGGATATGAAGGAGAAGGAGCAAGAACACGCGCACGAGCTGGAGAGGATGAGGAACGCGACTCTCGAGAAGGACAAACGATTGCACGAATTTAACGCGAAGAACGAGTTGCTCAAGCAGGAAATCGTCGAGTGTCAACACGAGATTCAGAGGCTGACGGAAGGTCTGAACAACAGAGATCAGACCATCAGACGGCTGGAGGAAATGGTCAGACGTATTAGCTTTTCGGGCGCGTCCTCGCCTTCGAACGAAAAGGACGAGGAGATTCATCATCTGCAGGAATATCTGAAAGAGAAGGACAAAGTGATACGGCAAATGAACGATGACAGCAAGAGCTTGCATAGAGCGTTGGAgaccatacaaaataaaatgaagGAGTCCGGTAACGTGGTCGAGCTCCGGAGGAAACTGAAAGAAGAACAGAAACTGAACGTTGAGTTGAGGAACGAGATAGACAAACTGAGCAAGGAATTGTCGGATTTAAAATTGGCTGCGC AGCGTTCGCAGGACGACACCGACATCGAGGATATGGTGCAAAGGGAGCTGAATTTATCGGCGCATCTGGACAGGCGACTGATGAATGCCATTGAAAGCGACCAGGAGGACGGCGTGTGCAGAGTGGAGAACCAACTTCAAACCAGAGAACATCCGGAGGCGGTTGAAAGGAGCAGcgaattaaaattacaattgagcCAAGCGAATAGAATCTGCGACGAATTGAAAAAGCTGAAAGACGACTTGGAGATCGAAAAGGGAATGCTCAAGTGTCAGATCGCCGAGTACGAAGGTCGGATCTTCCAGCTGAAGTCGGACCTGGAGGAAGAATGCAAGAAGGTCGCGAAGCTCAACGAGGAACTGTTTTCCGAGAAGAACTTGATTCGTAACTTGAAGATCCAAATCGAGAAAGAACATAGATCGATGGAATCCGGCCACGTGCAAGACTCGGAGCTGATCGAGTACCTTCAGAACAAGCTGAAGACCTCTCTGGACAACGAGAGGAAGTTACGCAACGATCTATCAATGTTGCGGCAGGAGCACAAAAGCATAGAGATACAGCTGAGTTTGATGAAGGAGCACGTACAGTCCCAGAAGTCAACGGACGAGTTGCCAAAGCTGGCAGACCTTTTGGAAACCGAGAGGAAAAAGTATTTGTCGATGACGGAAAGCTTCGAAAAGGAGGAGCGTAATAACGCGGAACTAAAGGACACTCTGAGGAAGTTGCAAACGGAGAAGAATCGGTTCGAGATGCAGCTCGAGATGGAAGTCGAGGAGAAGGAGAAACTGATAAGCAACCTTGTCCTGGTCGATGGGATCAAGGAGCATCTTCAAACAGATCTTAGCCGCACCAAAGAGGAGATGAAAGCGCGAGAGGAGGAGTGCGAATGGCTCCAAAAGAGGATCAAAACTATGTCCGATGCGGAATCCAGAAGGCAAGAGCAGAGGACCAGCGAACACAACCAGCTCAAGGAATTGAGACGGGAAATTATCAACACAAGAGAAGTCATG GTGGACTTGGAAGCTGATATGAAACAGTCCAAGAGGGAATTGACAGAATCGCTTGACCGCGAGTTGAAACTGGCGGAAGAGGTGGAGACTCTGAGGGAGACAAAAACCAATCTGCTGAAGAAATTGTTCGCTGTCCAAGACGAAGAGAAGAAGTTGCGGGACACGATCGCAGAGTTGCAACAGGAATTGAGATCGCCCGCGGAAAGGGAATTGGAGTTTACCAAGGAATCGAAGAGCCGATACGCTGGCGATAAGAACACGTCTACCAAGCTGTTTCAAAAGATCAAGGTATTCGACG GATCTCAGCGATAG